Below is a window of Ciceribacter thiooxidans DNA.
AGCCCGACGAGCGGCGCCTCGGAGCCCTCTGCGGCATATTCCATCGGCACGGGCCCACGGTTGTCTTCCCCCGGACGACGGGACCGAGATCCTCGCCGTCGGTCCAGGGGCGTACGGAAGCGATGTCGATACCGGCCATGGCCGCGATCGTCGGCGTGACGTCGAGTGTCGAGACGGGCGCGTCGACGAGCCCGGGTTTCCAGCCGGCGGCCGAAATCATCAGCGGCACGCGTGCCGAGCCTTCGAAGAAGCACATCTTGAACCAGAGCCCGCGTTCACCAAGCATGTCGCCGTGATCGGAAACAAAGAGGATCACGGTATCCTCACGCATGCCGGTCCGCTCCAGCACGTCGATGATTTCGCCGATCTTCTCGTCGACATAGGAGATGTTGGCGAAATAGCCGCGCCGCGCCCGCCGCACGTCCTCCTGGGTGATCTCGAACGCGTCGTGGTCGCAGGCAACGAGCAGGCGCTGCGAATGGGGATCCTGCTCCTCGAACGGGATCACGCCGACCTTCGGGTCGAGCGCGGGGCAGTCCGCATAGAGGTCCCAGAAGCATTTACGGGCGACATAAGGGTCGTGCGGGTGGGTGAAGCTGACCGTCAGGCACCAAGGCCGGTCATCGTTGCCGCGCGCGAGATCGTAGAGCTTGCGCGTCGCATGATAGGCGACCTCGTCGTCATATTCCATTTGGTTGGTGATCTCGGCCGTGCCGGCCCCGGTCACCGAGCCGAGATTGTGATACCACCAGTCGATCCGCTCGCCGGGCTTGCGATAGTCGGGTGTCCAGCCGAAATCGGCCGGGTAGATGTCCGTCGTCAGCCTTTCCTCGAAGCCGTGCAACTGGTCGGGTCCAACGAAATGCATCTTCCCCGAGAGGCAGGTCTGGTAGCCGGCCGCCCTGAGATGATGGGCATAGGTCGGGATGTCGGAAGCGAACTCGGCGGCGTTGTCGTAGACGCGTGTGCGACTGGGCAACTGGCCCGACATGAACGATGCCCTTGCCGGCGCGCAGAGCGGGCTTGCCGTGTAGGTGTTGGCGAAGCGCACAGAGCGCTCCGCCAGCGCCTTCAGGTTCGGCGCGTGCAGGAAGTCGGCGGGGCCGTCGGGAAACAGGGTTCCGTTCAGCTGATCCACCATCAGGACGAGAATATTGGGTCGCGCCATGACGTCTTTCCTGCTCAGAGCCCGAGGGACGCCTTGACGGCCTCAAGGCCCGGCGCGCCGTCAAACGTCGTCACACCCTCGAGCCAGGGCCCGAGGGACTGCGGGTTCTCCTTCAGCCAGGCGGCCGCTGCCGCCTTCGGCTCCTCGCCGCCGAGGATCTTCCCCATCAGGGTATTTTCCATGCCGATGTCGAAGGTGAGCTGCTTGAAGAAGCGTGCCGAGTTGGGGCACATCTCCGTCCAGCCCTTCCGGGCGAGCGTGTAGACCTCGGCACCTCCGTAGTTCGGCCCGAAGTAGGCGTCCCCGCCGGAGAGATAGGTGAGCTCGAACTGATTGTTCATCGGATGCGGCGCCCAGGCGAGGAAGACGATCGCCGCCTTCTTCTCGGACGCTCGCTGCACCTGGGCCAGCATCGCCTGTTCGCTCGATTCGACGAGCTTCCATTCGCCGAGGCCGAACTCGCCCGCGTCGATCATCTTCTGGATGCTGCCGTTGGCTGGCGCGCCGGGCTCGATCCCGTAGATGGAGTGGTCGAATT
It encodes the following:
- a CDS encoding choline ABC transporter substrate-binding protein: MRKNPATAGITLAILLSVSVAGTARAGEDAACKTIRMSDPGWTDITATNGVAGVLLSALGYEADVKTLSVPIGYEAMKNKEIDVFLGNWMPAQNAFIEDLKKADAIEVIGRNLEGAKFTLAVPSYVADEGVKDFSDLQKHADEFDHSIYGIEPGAPANGSIQKMIDAGEFGLGEWKLVESSEQAMLAQVQRASEKKAAIVFLAWAPHPMNNQFELTYLSGGDAYFGPNYGGAEVYTLARKGWTEMCPNSARFFKQLTFDIGMENTLMGKILGGEEPKAAAAAWLKENPQSLGPWLEGVTTFDGAPGLEAVKASLGL